The following proteins come from a genomic window of Ornithinimicrobium cryptoxanthini:
- a CDS encoding NAD-dependent epimerase/dehydratase family protein — protein sequence MGGAAHPRVVMVTGVARDLAGRVVRRLADDPTIERVIGVDLVPPRHPMGRGEYVRADVRSPLLARLLTQAQVDTVVHMGVIATPRDAGGRVVQKDINVLGTMQLMAACQKSPSVQRVIVKSTAGVYGSSPQDPAVFTEEMTARKLPRSGFPHDSMEAESYVRGLSRRRPDIGITMLRMANVIGPSIRTVLTDYFRMPVVPVPFGQQGRLQFLHEDDAVAVTVQAATGPIVGTVNVAGDGVLSLGQAIVLSRRPWAPVVPGTGRLALWASRRVGWAALPSDHLEFLSYGRVIDTRRMRKELGFSPAYTTRGAFESFLSARRAGDRPEQHVEEAQ from the coding sequence GTGGGCGGTGCAGCGCATCCCAGGGTCGTCATGGTCACCGGTGTGGCCCGCGACCTGGCTGGTCGGGTCGTGCGGCGGCTCGCCGACGACCCGACGATCGAGCGTGTCATCGGCGTGGACCTGGTGCCGCCCCGGCACCCCATGGGGCGGGGCGAATATGTCCGCGCCGACGTGCGCAGTCCTCTGCTGGCCCGCCTGCTGACCCAGGCGCAGGTCGACACGGTCGTCCACATGGGCGTCATCGCGACGCCGCGCGATGCCGGTGGCCGCGTCGTCCAGAAGGACATCAACGTCCTGGGGACGATGCAGCTGATGGCTGCCTGCCAGAAGTCGCCCAGCGTGCAGCGGGTCATCGTCAAGTCGACCGCAGGGGTCTATGGGTCCTCCCCGCAGGATCCTGCGGTCTTCACCGAGGAGATGACGGCGCGCAAGCTGCCCCGCTCCGGCTTCCCGCACGACTCGATGGAGGCCGAGAGCTATGTGCGCGGGCTGTCCCGCCGGCGCCCTGACATCGGCATCACCATGCTGCGGATGGCCAACGTGATCGGGCCGAGCATCCGCACGGTCCTGACCGACTACTTCCGCATGCCGGTGGTCCCGGTCCCGTTCGGGCAGCAGGGTCGGTTGCAGTTCCTGCACGAGGATGACGCCGTGGCCGTCACCGTCCAGGCCGCCACCGGACCCATCGTCGGCACCGTCAACGTCGCTGGCGACGGTGTCCTGTCGCTGGGCCAGGCGATCGTGCTGAGCCGCCGCCCCTGGGCGCCGGTCGTGCCCGGCACCGGTCGGCTCGCGCTCTGGGCCAGCAGGCGGGTCGGCTGGGCCGCGCTGCCGTCGGACCACCTGGAGTTCCTGTCCTACGGTCGCGTCATCGACACCCGGCGGATGCGCAAGGAGCTGGGTTTCTCGCCCGCCTACACGACCCGGGGCGCCTTCGAGTCGTTCCTGTCCGCGCGCCGCGCCGGCGACCGTCCCGAGCAGCACGTCGAGGAGGCCCAGTGA
- a CDS encoding 30S ribosomal protein bS22, producing the protein MGSVIKKRRKRMAKKKHRKLLRKTRHQRRNKK; encoded by the coding sequence ATGGGCTCTGTGATCAAGAAGCGCCGCAAGCGTATGGCGAAGAAGAAGCACCGCAAACTGCTGCGCAAGACGCGCCACCAGCGTCGCAACAAGAAGTGA
- the hemC gene encoding hydroxymethylbilane synthase, with the protein MNQTSQHAAVLRLGTRASELATSQSGWVADHLRSLGHEVELVLVQTEGDRNRAPLTQIGGTGVFVSALREALLAGEIDCAVHSLKDIPVAAAPGLVTAAVPEREDPRDVLVSRDGMSLTELPEGAVIGTGSPRRAVQLAAAAPHVTVTQIRGNVGSRINRVTSGELDAIVLAAAGLRRLGRLGEASQVLELTTMLPAPGQGALAVECRAEDAAVVQALAHLEHAPTRICVTAERALLGALEAGCSAPVGALARWDGEDVVLEAVVGPTDSLASGDAAPTPRAADSGLLVAARGQSRAVPADGGLLAGAGGQSRAVPADHGLLRHRVRGRDPVELGREMAAYFLDHLVATGDLTPPKAGSHLVATGDRFPTDPRSTIPGA; encoded by the coding sequence ATGAACCAAACCAGTCAGCACGCGGCTGTGCTCCGCCTCGGGACCCGGGCCAGTGAGCTCGCGACCTCCCAGTCCGGGTGGGTCGCCGACCATCTGCGCTCCCTCGGTCACGAGGTCGAGCTCGTGCTCGTGCAGACCGAGGGGGACCGCAACCGCGCGCCGCTGACCCAGATCGGGGGCACCGGTGTCTTCGTCTCCGCGCTGCGTGAGGCGTTGCTGGCCGGCGAGATCGACTGTGCCGTGCACTCTCTGAAGGACATCCCGGTCGCTGCGGCCCCTGGCCTCGTCACGGCAGCCGTGCCGGAGCGCGAGGACCCCCGCGACGTGCTGGTGTCCCGGGACGGGATGAGCCTGACCGAGCTCCCGGAGGGCGCCGTGATCGGCACCGGCTCGCCGCGACGCGCCGTGCAGCTCGCGGCCGCGGCACCGCACGTCACGGTGACCCAGATCCGGGGCAACGTGGGCAGTCGGATCAACCGCGTCACCTCCGGTGAGCTCGATGCGATCGTGCTCGCCGCCGCTGGGCTGCGCCGCCTCGGCCGCCTCGGCGAGGCGAGTCAGGTGCTGGAGCTGACGACCATGCTGCCGGCCCCGGGACAGGGCGCCCTGGCCGTCGAGTGCCGCGCCGAGGACGCCGCCGTGGTGCAGGCTCTCGCACACCTGGAGCACGCGCCCACGCGGATCTGCGTGACAGCCGAGCGTGCTCTGCTGGGTGCCCTTGAGGCTGGGTGCAGCGCACCCGTCGGGGCACTGGCCCGCTGGGACGGGGAGGACGTGGTGCTGGAGGCCGTCGTGGGCCCCACCGACTCACTGGCGTCGGGAGACGCTGCTCCCACGCCCCGGGCCGCAGACAGCGGACTGCTCGTCGCCGCGCGCGGCCAGTCCCGCGCGGTGCCCGCAGACGGTGGCCTGCTGGCGGGCGCCGGCGGCCAGTCCCGCGCGGTGCCCGCAGACCATGGCCTGCTCCGGCACCGGGTGCGGGGCAGGGACCCCGTCGAACTCGGCCGCGAGATGGCCGCCTACTTCCTCGACCACCTCGTTGCCACCGGCGACCTGACCCCTCCGAAGGCCGGCAGTCACCTGGTTGCGACCGGCGACCGGTTCCCCACCGACCCCCGCAGCACGATCCCTGGAGCGTGA
- a CDS encoding proline dehydrogenase family protein: MDAADLDPSVWMKQGLLLLSRNTALRDLLEKAPVSRSVVTRFVAGDSTERAVEVVSELVASGRLATIDFLGEDTLDPAQATYTRDAYLTLLSALSDGGLTHGGQVEVSLKLSALGQALGADGEKMALDHAREICQAAANADTTVTLDMEDHTTTDSTLGILRELRQDWPWVGAVLQSYLYRTEQDCRDLAHEGSRVRLCKGTYKEPESVAYQDKAEVDKSFVRCLKVLMAGDGYPMVASHDPRLVEIAGVLAAANGRAPGSYEYQMLLGIRPDEQKRLAAQAERMRVYVPYGDEWYGYLMRRMAERPANLLFFLRSLATRG, from the coding sequence ATGGACGCTGCAGACCTGGACCCCAGCGTGTGGATGAAGCAGGGGCTGCTCCTGCTGAGTCGCAACACGGCGCTGCGCGACCTCCTGGAGAAGGCCCCGGTGAGCCGCTCCGTCGTCACGCGGTTCGTGGCGGGGGACTCGACCGAGCGGGCCGTGGAGGTCGTCAGTGAGCTGGTCGCCTCGGGGCGGCTCGCCACGATCGACTTCCTGGGCGAGGACACGCTCGACCCCGCCCAGGCGACCTACACCAGGGACGCCTACCTCACCCTCCTCAGCGCCCTGTCCGACGGAGGGCTGACCCACGGTGGTCAGGTCGAGGTCAGCCTCAAGCTCAGCGCCCTCGGTCAGGCTCTCGGGGCCGACGGCGAGAAGATGGCACTGGACCACGCGCGGGAGATCTGTCAGGCAGCGGCCAACGCCGACACCACGGTGACCCTCGACATGGAGGACCACACCACCACCGACTCGACCCTCGGCATACTGCGTGAGCTGCGGCAGGACTGGCCGTGGGTGGGTGCCGTGCTGCAGTCCTACCTCTATCGCACCGAGCAGGACTGTCGCGACCTGGCCCACGAGGGCAGCCGGGTCCGGCTGTGCAAGGGCACCTACAAGGAGCCGGAGTCGGTGGCCTACCAGGACAAGGCCGAGGTCGACAAGAGCTTTGTGCGCTGTCTGAAGGTCCTGATGGCCGGGGACGGCTACCCGATGGTCGCCAGCCACGACCCACGCCTGGTCGAGATCGCCGGTGTCCTGGCCGCCGCCAACGGCCGTGCGCCGGGCAGCTACGAATACCAGATGCTGCTCGGCATCCGGCCCGACGAGCAGAAGCGGCTGGCGGCCCAGGCCGAGCGGATGCGCGTCTATGTGCCCTACGGCGACGAGTGGTACGGCTATCTCATGCGCCGGATGGCCGAGCGACCCGCCAACCTGCTCTTCTTCCTCCGCTCGCTCGCGACCAGGGGGTGA
- a CDS encoding redox-sensing transcriptional repressor Rex, producing the protein MVTAPVRRAGVPEATVGRLPLYLRALTALLDQGITSISSEELATLAGVRSAQVRKDLSHLGSYGVRGVGYDSEQLSAQISQELGLTQEWPVAIVGMGNLGRALAAYGGFTGRGFRIVALVDDDPEVVGTVVEGLTVTTLTALGTSGTAVAIGVITTPAPAAQTVAEQLVLLGVRSILNFAPGHLVLPDGVDVRGVDLATELQILAFHEQRRLLAISTHDPLVADVDAGPDCDLGRGALG; encoded by the coding sequence GTGGTGACTGCCCCCGTCCGTCGAGCTGGCGTCCCAGAGGCCACTGTCGGGCGACTTCCGCTCTATCTGCGAGCGTTGACCGCACTGCTCGACCAGGGCATCACCAGCATCTCCTCCGAGGAGCTCGCGACGCTGGCCGGGGTCCGCTCTGCCCAGGTGCGCAAGGACCTGTCACACCTCGGCTCCTATGGCGTGCGCGGTGTGGGCTATGACAGCGAGCAGCTGTCGGCCCAGATCTCCCAGGAGCTGGGCCTGACCCAGGAGTGGCCCGTCGCGATCGTCGGCATGGGCAACCTGGGCCGCGCACTGGCGGCCTATGGCGGCTTCACCGGCCGTGGCTTCCGCATCGTCGCGCTCGTCGATGACGATCCCGAGGTGGTCGGCACGGTGGTCGAGGGGCTGACGGTCACGACGTTGACCGCTTTGGGCACTTCCGGCACGGCCGTCGCGATCGGGGTGATCACCACGCCGGCGCCGGCGGCGCAGACCGTGGCTGAGCAGCTGGTGCTGCTGGGCGTGCGCTCGATCCTCAACTTCGCCCCCGGGCACCTCGTGCTGCCCGACGGGGTGGACGTGCGTGGCGTGGACCTGGCCACCGAGCTGCAGATCCTGGCCTTCCACGAGCAGCGGCGGCTGCTCGCGATCTCCACCCACGACCCCCTCGTCGCGGACGTCGACGCCGGACCGGACTGCGACCTGGGGCGAGGTGCTCTGGGATGA
- a CDS encoding glutamyl-tRNA reductase — MSLLVVGISHRSAPLELLEQVSLDGARSSALATGVAGLEDVNEALVLTTCNRTEVYADVLGFHGAVAQVGRAIATSSGVPLDVLTDHLYVHYEDRAVDHLFSLACGLESMALGESEILGQLREALRTGQEHAQLGAQLNPLFQQALRVGKRAHTETGLDQVARSLVGMGLDRARALLGPLEEVRALVIGAGAMSGLAAASMVRAGVRGVHVLNRTPGRAARLARTHGGQAHDWSALPEQLSRADLVITCTGATDHVITHDVLARAGRADAGNRPLVVVDLAMPRDVAPEVADSPGVSVWSLAELHGEQAQADDSPETTTVLATVRELVTGEVAAYLATRRTAQVAPTLAVMRSRAAAVADAELARLDEKLPDLSEAERAQVHQSVRRIVGKLLHTPTVRAKERAAQDADGSYVEMLRELFDLDPRATAAVDRVPRVSRLP, encoded by the coding sequence ATGAGTCTCCTGGTCGTCGGCATCTCGCACCGCAGCGCACCGCTCGAGCTGCTCGAGCAGGTCTCCCTCGACGGCGCGCGCTCAAGCGCCCTGGCGACCGGTGTGGCCGGCCTTGAGGATGTCAACGAGGCGCTTGTCCTGACGACCTGCAACCGCACCGAGGTGTATGCCGACGTGCTGGGCTTCCACGGCGCCGTCGCCCAGGTGGGACGCGCGATCGCCACGAGCTCCGGTGTGCCGCTCGACGTGCTGACGGATCACCTCTATGTGCACTACGAGGACCGGGCGGTCGACCACCTCTTCTCCCTGGCCTGCGGGCTGGAGTCGATGGCGCTCGGCGAGAGCGAGATCCTCGGGCAGCTGCGGGAAGCCCTGCGCACGGGCCAGGAGCACGCTCAGCTCGGGGCACAGCTCAACCCGTTGTTCCAGCAGGCGCTGCGGGTCGGCAAGCGGGCGCACACGGAGACCGGCCTGGACCAGGTGGCGCGCTCGCTGGTGGGGATGGGCCTTGATCGGGCGCGCGCACTGCTGGGTCCCCTCGAGGAGGTGCGGGCGCTGGTCATCGGGGCTGGAGCGATGTCCGGCCTTGCTGCCGCGTCCATGGTCCGCGCCGGTGTGCGGGGGGTGCATGTCCTCAACCGCACCCCCGGCCGGGCCGCGCGGCTGGCCCGGACCCACGGCGGTCAAGCCCACGACTGGAGCGCCCTGCCGGAGCAGCTGTCCCGGGCCGACCTGGTGATCACCTGCACCGGAGCGACGGACCACGTGATCACCCACGACGTCCTCGCCCGCGCGGGGCGGGCCGACGCAGGCAACCGTCCGCTCGTCGTGGTCGACCTGGCCATGCCACGCGATGTGGCCCCTGAGGTCGCCGACAGCCCGGGCGTGTCGGTGTGGAGCCTGGCCGAGCTGCACGGTGAGCAGGCTCAGGCGGACGACTCCCCGGAGACCACCACGGTGCTGGCCACCGTCCGGGAGCTGGTCACCGGCGAGGTGGCGGCCTATCTCGCGACCCGCCGGACGGCGCAGGTGGCGCCCACGCTGGCGGTCATGCGCTCGCGCGCCGCTGCCGTGGCCGACGCCGAGCTTGCTCGGCTGGACGAGAAGCTGCCCGATCTCTCCGAGGCTGAGCGTGCCCAGGTGCACCAGAGCGTCCGACGGATCGTGGGCAAGCTTTTGCACACCCCCACGGTGCGGGCCAAGGAGCGGGCGGCGCAGGACGCCGACGGCAGCTATGTCGAGATGCTGCGCGAGCTCTTCGACCTGGACCCCAGGGCCACCGCGGCCGTGGACCGCGTGCCCCGCGTGAGTCGGTTGCCATGA
- a CDS encoding helix-turn-helix domain-containing protein, with amino-acid sequence MAEERRLGEMSFMTVAEVAAVMRVSKMTVYRLVHSGELPSVRVGRSFRVPEQAVTDYLQDSYHGTA; translated from the coding sequence ATGGCTGAAGAGCGCCGACTCGGTGAGATGAGCTTTATGACCGTGGCCGAGGTCGCGGCAGTCATGCGCGTGTCCAAGATGACCGTCTACCGCCTGGTGCACTCTGGGGAGCTCCCCTCGGTGCGCGTGGGTCGGTCCTTCCGGGTGCCCGAGCAGGCCGTGACCGACTATCTCCAGGACTCCTACCACGGGACTGCGTGA
- a CDS encoding potassium channel family protein, whose protein sequence is MARHRLFDEDILVIGLGRFGAAAAIEMDRLGYRVHAIEGDGAQAEKFSRRLTRVLAADAADPSQLAQAKPQDFRVAVVGIGTSIESSLLTAGNLVDAGVPSIWAKAVSAEHARLLERIGVHHVIFPEAESGNRVAHLVNDRMMGYIEFEDGYAIVKMSPPQEMIGFTLAETDIRKKYGVTVVGVKAPGEDFTHAVPETKVGRHHIMIVSGPSKLIEQLASRP, encoded by the coding sequence ATGGCCAGGCACCGGTTGTTCGACGAGGACATCCTCGTCATCGGCCTCGGTCGGTTCGGCGCAGCCGCAGCCATCGAGATGGATCGGCTCGGCTACCGGGTGCACGCGATCGAGGGCGACGGGGCCCAGGCCGAGAAGTTCTCCCGGAGGCTGACCCGGGTGCTGGCCGCGGACGCGGCTGACCCGAGCCAGCTCGCACAGGCCAAGCCGCAGGACTTCCGCGTCGCGGTGGTCGGCATCGGGACCTCGATCGAGAGCTCGCTGCTGACCGCCGGCAACCTGGTGGATGCCGGCGTCCCCTCAATCTGGGCCAAGGCGGTCTCCGCCGAGCACGCCCGCCTGCTCGAGCGGATCGGCGTCCACCACGTGATCTTCCCGGAGGCCGAGTCCGGCAACCGGGTGGCGCACCTGGTGAACGACCGGATGATGGGCTACATCGAGTTCGAGGACGGCTACGCCATCGTCAAGATGTCTCCGCCGCAGGAGATGATCGGCTTCACGCTGGCCGAGACCGACATCCGCAAGAAGTATGGCGTGACGGTCGTCGGCGTGAAGGCACCCGGTGAGGACTTCACGCACGCCGTGCCGGAGACCAAGGTCGGACGGCACCACATCATGATCGTCTCCGGTCCGAGCAAGCTGATCGAGCAGCTCGCCTCGCGGCCCTAA
- the proC gene encoding pyrroline-5-carboxylate reductase: MNRIAILGAGVMGGSLLSALLRSGHPPADLVLSDRMVLATRTLAEEYAVGVAPATEAAAGASVVVLAVKPQDMSGLLAEIHESIGPETLVISIAAGISTEYLENRLPANTGVVRVMPNTPAQVDEAMSVLSAGRHCTAEHLAQAERLLSAFGQVIILDEKHQDAATAISGSGPAYIFYVTEAMIEAGVLLGLPRSTATEMVVQTLYGAATMIRETGEHPSILREQVSSPGGTSVAALRALEDHKVRAAFLTAIEAAARRSHELSAGE, translated from the coding sequence CTGAACCGCATCGCGATCCTCGGCGCCGGCGTCATGGGTGGCTCGCTGCTCTCGGCCTTGCTGCGCTCGGGACACCCACCGGCCGATCTCGTGCTGAGCGACCGGATGGTGCTGGCCACCCGCACCCTGGCGGAGGAGTATGCCGTGGGCGTGGCTCCCGCGACCGAGGCCGCCGCAGGGGCCTCGGTCGTCGTGCTGGCTGTCAAGCCCCAGGACATGTCGGGCCTGCTCGCCGAGATCCACGAGAGCATCGGGCCCGAGACACTGGTCATCTCCATCGCCGCGGGCATCAGCACGGAGTATCTGGAGAACCGTCTCCCGGCCAACACCGGCGTCGTGCGCGTGATGCCGAACACCCCGGCCCAGGTCGACGAGGCCATGTCCGTGCTGAGCGCGGGGCGGCACTGCACGGCCGAGCACCTTGCGCAGGCGGAGCGGCTGCTGAGCGCCTTCGGGCAGGTCATCATCCTCGACGAGAAGCACCAGGACGCCGCGACGGCGATCAGTGGCAGCGGCCCGGCCTACATCTTCTATGTCACCGAGGCCATGATCGAGGCGGGGGTGCTGCTGGGCCTGCCGCGCTCGACCGCCACCGAGATGGTGGTCCAGACGCTTTATGGCGCGGCCACGATGATCCGCGAGACCGGGGAGCACCCGAGCATCCTGCGCGAGCAGGTCTCGAGCCCGGGCGGCACGAGTGTCGCGGCCCTGCGCGCCCTGGAGGACCACAAGGTCAGGGCCGCTTTCCTGACCGCCATCGAGGCTGCCGCCCGGCGCTCGCACGAGCTCTCGGCGGGTGAGTAA
- a CDS encoding GNAT family N-acetyltransferase, which produces MSEISVRLLDEENWSEYRDVRLRALRESPEAFVASAEEEDDYPEERWRDRMRRSRRLVAEADGSAKGVASLGSYAADPAMGELFGLWVEPASRGAGVARKLLEAAAAQARADERKHLVYWVGTDNGRAVAFASSFGFRPTDSRRPMRIHGVDDAEDAEELAMVLPLGNTSGLPTSL; this is translated from the coding sequence ATGAGTGAGATCAGCGTGCGTCTGCTTGACGAGGAAAACTGGTCCGAGTACCGCGATGTCCGGTTGCGTGCGCTGCGGGAATCCCCGGAGGCCTTCGTCGCCTCCGCGGAGGAGGAGGACGACTACCCGGAGGAGCGGTGGCGCGACCGGATGCGTCGCTCCCGCCGCCTTGTGGCGGAGGCGGACGGCTCTGCCAAGGGTGTCGCGAGCCTGGGCAGTTATGCCGCTGACCCGGCCATGGGCGAGCTGTTCGGTCTGTGGGTCGAGCCGGCCAGTCGCGGCGCTGGCGTCGCCCGCAAGCTCTTGGAGGCCGCCGCCGCCCAGGCCCGAGCGGACGAGCGCAAGCACCTGGTCTACTGGGTCGGCACCGACAACGGACGTGCGGTCGCCTTTGCCAGCAGCTTCGGCTTCCGGCCCACGGACAGCCGCCGGCCGATGAGGATCCACGGCGTCGATGACGCGGAGGACGCCGAGGAGCTGGCCATGGTGCTCCCGCTCGGCAACACCTCCGGGTTGCCCACCTCGCTCTGA
- a CDS encoding lysophospholipid acyltransferase family protein has translation MSEQEAPPRPPISETELEHAVMLLVRGLRAAGETIGLTGDELDDAVAATLAFLRRRFTGDYSVDEFGFDADFTESLALPLLRPLYRKWFRVEVRGVENIPLEGGALLVANHSGSIAIDSVMTQVAVHEETVGRRNLRMLGADLVFASPVVGPVARKTGSTLATSADAQRLLDEGHLVGVWPEGFKGVGKLYKDRYRLQRFGRGGFVAAALRAGVPIIPCSIVGAEESYPMLGNATPVARLLGLPYFPLTPTFPWLGPLGMIPLPSKWIIEFGSPIPTDDRGEGAAEDPAVVFEISDRVRETIQHTLYSLLRDRRSVFF, from the coding sequence GTGAGCGAGCAGGAGGCGCCGCCCCGTCCGCCGATCAGCGAGACCGAGCTGGAGCACGCAGTCATGCTGCTGGTCAGGGGCCTGCGGGCCGCCGGGGAGACCATCGGGCTCACTGGCGATGAGCTGGACGACGCGGTCGCGGCCACCCTGGCCTTCCTGCGTCGCCGCTTCACGGGCGACTACTCCGTCGACGAGTTCGGTTTTGACGCTGACTTCACCGAGAGCCTCGCGCTGCCGCTGCTGCGTCCTCTCTATCGCAAGTGGTTCCGGGTGGAGGTCCGCGGGGTCGAGAACATCCCCCTCGAGGGCGGTGCCCTGCTCGTGGCCAACCACTCCGGGTCCATCGCCATCGACTCGGTGATGACCCAGGTGGCGGTGCACGAGGAGACTGTTGGGCGCCGCAACCTGCGGATGCTGGGGGCAGACCTGGTGTTCGCCAGCCCCGTCGTGGGTCCGGTGGCGCGCAAGACGGGCAGCACGCTGGCCACCAGCGCGGATGCGCAGCGGCTGCTGGACGAGGGCCACCTGGTCGGAGTGTGGCCCGAGGGGTTCAAGGGCGTCGGCAAGCTCTACAAGGACCGCTACCGTCTGCAGCGCTTTGGCCGCGGCGGGTTTGTGGCTGCCGCGCTGCGAGCCGGCGTGCCGATCATCCCCTGCTCGATCGTGGGGGCCGAGGAGAGCTATCCGATGCTGGGCAACGCCACCCCCGTGGCCCGGCTGCTCGGCCTGCCCTACTTCCCCCTCACGCCGACCTTCCCGTGGTTGGGGCCGCTTGGGATGATCCCGCTGCCCAGCAAGTGGATCATCGAGTTCGGCAGCCCGATCCCCACCGATGACCGCGGCGAGGGAGCGGCCGAGGACCCGGCCGTGGTCTTTGAGATCTCCGACCGGGTGCGCGAGACGATCCAGCACACGCTCTACTCGCTGCTCCGCGACCGTCGCTCCGTCTTCTTCTAG
- a CDS encoding acetoin utilization protein AcuC: protein MIGARVVWDQRFMSYDFGPGHPMHPSRLELTHRLCDELGLLDLPGVQVAPAVAATDEQIATVHTPALIAAVQRVSADPSARVDGHGLGGSDTPNFRGMHSATALAVGATVEAAHAVWDGQVQHAVNIAGGLHHGMPNEVAGFCVYNDAGVAIRSLLDAGVARVAYVDVDVHHGDGVERIFWDDPRVLTVSVHETGAALFPGTGFPGDTGGPQAPDSAVNVALPPGTGDAGWLRAIHSVVPHVLRAFRPQIMVTQQGCDAHFADPLSHLAVSIDAMHAAYSLLHDLSHELCEGRWVALGGGGYELIEVVPRAWTHLVAIAAHQPLSLTLDIPEAWREHVARLYGQVAPRRMGDRGGEPITYGTWGAGYEPESPVDTAILATRRAVFPGWGLDPWFD from the coding sequence ATGATCGGGGCACGCGTCGTGTGGGACCAGCGTTTCATGTCCTACGACTTCGGACCGGGACATCCGATGCATCCGTCCCGCCTGGAGCTCACCCACCGCCTGTGCGACGAGCTCGGGCTGCTGGACCTGCCCGGCGTGCAGGTTGCCCCCGCCGTCGCCGCCACCGACGAGCAGATCGCCACCGTCCACACCCCAGCGCTGATCGCCGCGGTCCAGAGGGTCTCGGCCGACCCGTCCGCGCGCGTCGACGGACACGGACTGGGCGGCTCAGACACGCCGAACTTCCGGGGCATGCACTCGGCCACCGCGCTCGCCGTGGGAGCCACGGTCGAGGCCGCTCACGCGGTCTGGGACGGTCAGGTCCAGCACGCCGTCAACATCGCCGGCGGGTTGCACCACGGCATGCCCAACGAGGTGGCCGGGTTCTGCGTCTACAACGATGCCGGCGTGGCGATCCGGTCGCTGCTCGACGCCGGGGTGGCGCGGGTGGCCTATGTCGACGTCGACGTCCACCACGGCGACGGCGTCGAACGCATCTTCTGGGACGACCCGCGGGTGCTGACCGTCTCTGTGCACGAGACCGGGGCCGCGCTGTTCCCGGGGACCGGCTTCCCCGGCGACACCGGGGGCCCGCAGGCTCCGGACAGCGCGGTCAACGTCGCCCTGCCCCCGGGCACCGGCGACGCCGGGTGGTTGCGGGCCATCCACTCGGTCGTGCCCCACGTGCTGCGTGCCTTCCGTCCGCAGATCATGGTGACCCAGCAAGGGTGCGACGCGCACTTTGCCGACCCCCTCAGCCACCTGGCCGTGTCCATCGACGCCATGCACGCGGCATACTCCCTGCTGCACGACCTGTCCCATGAGCTCTGCGAAGGCAGGTGGGTGGCGCTCGGGGGCGGGGGCTATGAGCTGATCGAGGTCGTGCCGCGAGCCTGGACCCACCTGGTGGCGATCGCTGCACACCAGCCGCTGTCCCTCACCCTGGACATCCCCGAGGCCTGGCGCGAGCACGTGGCCCGCCTCTATGGACAGGTCGCACCGCGGCGCATGGGGGACCGGGGCGGGGAGCCCATCACCTATGGCACCTGGGGCGCGGGTTATGAGCCGGAGAGTCCCGTGGACACAGCGATCCTGGCGACCCGACGGGCGGTCTTCCCCGGCTGGGGACTGGACCCGTGGTTTGACTGA
- a CDS encoding glutaredoxin family protein, which translates to MRWLRRGAGKTEPRVTLVDRVGCHLCDEAAAVLDQVRATERGADWVRVDVDSSPHLLEAYDDLVPVVLVDGEPIAQWTVTQAQVRAALRRRRRRPTRR; encoded by the coding sequence ATGCGCTGGCTGCGGCGTGGCGCCGGGAAAACGGAACCGCGCGTCACGTTGGTGGACCGGGTCGGCTGCCACCTGTGTGACGAGGCGGCCGCCGTCCTCGACCAGGTCCGTGCCACCGAGCGTGGCGCGGACTGGGTGCGGGTGGACGTCGACTCCTCCCCGCACCTGCTTGAGGCGTATGACGACCTCGTGCCGGTCGTCCTGGTCGACGGCGAGCCGATCGCACAGTGGACGGTGACGCAGGCCCAGGTGCGCGCAGCGCTGCGGCGCCGCCGCCGTCGGCCTACGCGCCGGTAG